One part of the Ursus arctos isolate Adak ecotype North America unplaced genomic scaffold, UrsArc2.0 scaffold_14, whole genome shotgun sequence genome encodes these proteins:
- the ARL6IP5 gene encoding PRA1 family protein 3, with the protein MDVNFAPLRAWDDFFPGSDRFARPDFRDISKWNNRVVSNLLYYQTNYLVVAAMMISVVGFLSPFNMILGGIVVVLVFTGFVWAAHNKDVLRRMKKQYPTTFVMVVMLASYFLISMFGGVMVFVFGITFPLLLMFIHASLRLRNLKNKLENKMEGIGLKRTPMGIVLDALEQQEENVSRIADYISKVKE; encoded by the exons ATGGACGTGAATTTCGCTCCGCTCCGCGCCTGGGACGATTTCTTCCCTGGCTCTGACCGCTTCGCCCGACCGGACTTCAGGGACATTTCCAAATGGAACAATCGCGTGGTGAGCAACCTGCTCTATTATCAGACCAACTACCTGGTGGTGGCTGCCATGATGATTTCCGTTGTGGG ATTCCTGAGCCCCTTCAACATGATCCTTGGAGGCATTGTAGTGGTGCTCGTGTTCACGGGGTTCGTGTGGGCAGCCCACAACAAAGACGTCCTCCGCCGGATGAAGAAGCAGTATCCCACGACATTTGTCATGGTGGTCATGTTGGCTAGCTACTTCCTCATATCCATGTTCGGGGGAGTCATGGTCTTCGTGTTTGGCATCACTTTTCCTTTGTTGC TGATGTTCATCCACGCATCCTTGCGACTCCGGAACCTCAAGAACAAACTGGAGAATAAAATGGAGGGAATAGGCTTGAAGAGGACACCGATGGGCATTGTCCTCGATGCCCTAGAACAGCAGGAAGAAAACGTCTCCAGGATCGCTGACTATATCAGCAAAGTGAAGGAGTAA